Proteins found in one Camelus bactrianus isolate YW-2024 breed Bactrian camel chromosome X, ASM4877302v1, whole genome shotgun sequence genomic segment:
- the MMGT1 gene encoding ER membrane protein complex subunit 5 isoform X2, translated as MAPSLWKGLVGIGLFALAHAAFSAAQHRSYMRLTEKEDESLPIDIVLQTLLAFAVTCYGIVHIAGEFKDMDATSELKNKTFDTLRNHPSFYVFNHRGRVLFRPSDTTNSSNQDALSSNTSLKLRKLESLRR; from the exons ATGGCGCCGTCGCTGTGGAAGGGGCTGGTGGGCATCGGCCTCTTTGCCCTAGCCCACGCGGCCTTTTCCGCTGCGCAGC ATCGTTCTTATATGCGATTAACAGAAAAGGAAGATGAATCACTGCCAATAGAT ATAGTTCTTCAGACACTTCTGGCCTTTGCAGTTACCTGTTACGGTATAGTTCATATTGCAGGGGAATTTAAAGACATGGATGCCACTTCAGaactaaaaaataa gacATTTGACACATTAAGGAATCACCcgtcattttatgtatttaatcaTCGTGGTCGAGTACTGTTCCGGCCTTCGGATACAACAAATTCTTCAAACCAAGATGCATTATCCTCTAACACATCATTGAAGTTACGAAAACTTGAATCACTGCGTCGTTAA
- the MMGT1 gene encoding ER membrane protein complex subunit 5 isoform X1, with the protein MFFTVRKCLTTDRSYMRLTEKEDESLPIDIVLQTLLAFAVTCYGIVHIAGEFKDMDATSELKNKTFDTLRNHPSFYVFNHRGRVLFRPSDTTNSSNQDALSSNTSLKLRKLESLRR; encoded by the exons ATGTTCTttaca gtgaggaaatgccTGACCACAG ATCGTTCTTATATGCGATTAACAGAAAAGGAAGATGAATCACTGCCAATAGAT ATAGTTCTTCAGACACTTCTGGCCTTTGCAGTTACCTGTTACGGTATAGTTCATATTGCAGGGGAATTTAAAGACATGGATGCCACTTCAGaactaaaaaataa gacATTTGACACATTAAGGAATCACCcgtcattttatgtatttaatcaTCGTGGTCGAGTACTGTTCCGGCCTTCGGATACAACAAATTCTTCAAACCAAGATGCATTATCCTCTAACACATCATTGAAGTTACGAAAACTTGAATCACTGCGTCGTTAA